TCCTGCCTTAAATTGACCACAGTTCAGCACATGGCTCCATGACTTCGAGTGGGTTTGACAATCACACGGAGCCAAGAAAAAACTGCACAAGCAAAAGgcctgtttttttaaaaacgCATTTCTCCAATTGGAGACGAAAAGCAAAGCGACACATAGATGCCTGGTGTGAGGGGGACACCGTGTGCAATTCCCACGTCCTCCTAACCACATGTGACCGCTGTCTACCCACAAACGCAAAAGATACCAAGCACCACAGCCCCTAGGCGGGCACGCTCCGCTGCAGAGAAGCTAAGAATACCTTCTGGGATGCTTCCCTTTTACGTTTTTCTTCCTTCTTCCTTTTCTTGTCTTCCATGAACTGCTGTTCCCTTTCCTGAAGCTCCTCTCTACAATCAGGAGAGACAGAAAATGTAGCGAGTGAATCACTAgcgcaagtttttttttttttttttaaataaaggatTTCACTTTCGATTTCATTTGAAAGTTTCTGCAGGTACTATAGtaccacaacaacaacaacaacaacaacaacaacaaaaacgtgtagcactttatttaaataattagatCGTGGACGATTAAAAACAACCAACAATACCAATCCAGGCCAGCTATCTCAACGTGGGGACAAGAAAATCGCCTCTGACACTAACGTGACTTCAGTAAGCACCAAACAGAGCTAATCTGATTGTAATTAAGTTATTAACAACTGTCCGGTTTGAATGATCCTGAACAAGAGGCAGCAGGGACAGCAGTGCAGACAGGCGGCTGCGACAGATACGGCTATCGAGCCCTACCTAGTGTCACCTTCCAGGTGTCAAGTTAGCCAGCATGCCCACAAGGATTGCTGCTGCACCCACAACGCCGCccgggcgggggaggggggcgcaaCTAGGATGAAGTAAACTAGTCAGGTCGCGCCGTTGACAAGTTAGTCCCAACTCGGATTAGTCAACTGCAGTAAAGCCAGCCGCCCCGACCCTCGGTGACGGACGGGACACGTCCGCTAACAAGCGTTCACTGACATGCAACCACGGATTTAGGTGCTGCCTTCCACCTCCCCATAACTTTCACATTTATCGCTAGCAGTTCTAAAAGCGATACGTACATGTTACTAATTAAACGTTATTTAACTagcatggggcgggggggtgtctCGGCCCGCTGTGCGACTAGGCCTCGGAGCAGCCTCGGTCTCGAGTAGTGGCCCGAGGACGAGGGCCTGCGCAGATCGACTCCCGTGGCTTtcgccaccccccaccccagcggCGGGACAGAATCCGTGGCCAAGCAAACACCTTTTGTATGTTGGGCACGAAAGCGCCTCTGATGCCCTCGGGGTAAAGACGGGCTCCGTATAAAGCGCTGCTTTCTTGACGGAAAACACGATCTGGGCGCTGGGTCTTCGCTGCTATCGGAGCAGCTAGCTATGCTAACGTAGCCGCTCGGCCGACAGCAAAGTATACATAAACACGGCATCGCAACCAGTATCTCAGCTTATACCTTTTCTGCACGAACATATAAATACGCCAGAAATGAAGGGCAGTGCGTAACGTAACGCTGGAAAACGGTGAAAAAATGACGCTGCCCGCAGCCTGACGGAAGGCTGGGCTCGGTTCTCCCCCGAGAATGAGCTTTTAGCCGGATTATCCGCTTCACTTTCGTTTCGCCCGAACAACTCCGACATTTTAACATAAAATGTGTGCAGAACGATGACGGCCGGGGACCAGGGCTGCTACTGCCGCCCGCCCCGCTGGCTGGCTGCTCACCTCAGGAATTACATGTGAAATAAAGTGCTTCTGTGCGGATTCCTGCTTTCGGAGGCATCCGAAGCTGGATGGGACGCGCTGCGACGTTGCCCTTCGGCTGAACCACAGTCAGGAGACACCCTCCGAAGGCATTTAGTGTCTCGGCGGGCTCTTGCAGAGTAAACACTCACGATCTGCTGCTTTTCTAAGGCGCTCGAAAGTCAGTTAGTTGACGGTCGGCCAttttacctctctctctctctctctctctctctttctctctctctcgctcgctcgctgGCGCGCGCACACGCAGGCACGCACGCGCACGGTCTATAAAACGCAATATTTCCCCTATGACTATGAATGTCAGCATACAGTATTAGCTTTCCAAATGATGTTTACTCGAAAGCATATAATTCGACAATATGTAATTATCTGCCATAGTCTATTGAAATTGACGCTATAAGTTCATATTATGTTCAGTGTGGCTTTCAAGATACACGTGTGGTTAAACTAGTGTTTTGATAGTCCAGATATACTATGAAACATGCACACGGAATTAAAATTTACGGCTGTGATAGTAAACTGCTATTAGTGTGGCCATGTAAAATGATCTTCTGATTGCTAAAGATAACACAATTTTGACATTTGCTTTATAggtgattcatatttaaatagaaATAGCCACACTGGTGATTCAATCCTCATATGCTCTTGCATCTGTGCTCCAAAGaatactgtattttgaaatatttaatggTAAAATGTATTATCTTAATTTCCTTATATTTGAAATAAACACAACCTAAAGGACGATCTTAAAAATGTACGCAAGACATGGATCTCTAATAGACCATACAGCTTTGTTTATATATAACAAATTAGTCTAAGGAATATTTAGGAATATATACAGCCACAGTATTAAGAAACCAACAATTTTGGTGGGGAATTAAGTAAATGTGTATGTTCTTTAGCATTCTGTGACACACATAAGTAAAatcaaaaatgtttcattttgaattttatttattaaaattcctCAGCAAGGCACATTTAAGGGGATTTTCATTTCGTTATTACTCTTGTCGACAAAGTAAGAGTTTACAGTTGTTTTGTAATCCCATTACCGTTTAGTCAATACACCTTGAGCCATTAACTTTTTTCCGTAGGCCTAAGTGTGATACTTTAAactgagaaataaataaaaagggtGGTTTCACCACAGTATTACACACAAAAATGGTAACTGTGCATGAACACACTTGCTAAATATTAAGAAGTTTTTCAGAGCAGTTAAATTTGCAAGCTGCGTTGGATTCTGCACCCCCACCGCCCCCTCCAGGATCGGAACcctgttttgtaatattaaaagcAGCGGCACTCTGAAGGGATATCGATGCCCTACAGTCTGCTTTGTTCAACCCAAactactgccctctgctggctatAAATGGCATTGCGTATGGCAACCAGAAGATCCTCAGTGCAGTTCCACGTTCTGGGCTGGAGAGTATAGTGTAACATGGGCAGGCTTTCCAACTGAAACTCTTCTTTCTGACACACCTCCTCCATCAGTTTTTCCTCACTTTGCCCGGACAAAAATTTCCTGTCAAAAACAGAGAAATGAGTATTTGAGTCATATAGATGAGCATAGGACATGTCTGTGACTGACAGGATGGACACGCACTTGAACCTCCTGCCCTTTTTGTCCTTGGGCTTGATGTGGATGACGATGGGATAGATGCCCTGTCTCAGAAGGGCTTCCACGCTTCCCACACCCAGCTCCAACAAACAGTGCTTGTCCTGAAGAATGGGATGGTGGACATGTTTAGTGGTCCAAGGTAAAACACAGAATGGAAGACACATGGAGAGCATCATACCTGATGTATGACATCCTGTATGGATTCCAGTCTGATGCCCTGCGATTGGTCATTCGGCACATCAAGCAGGAAGACGTTTTTATCCCTCCGTTCCGCCGGGCCTATGGGTTCTGCTGGTCACAGAGtgacaacaggaagtgcaaggTTAAAGGTCAACCTGGGAGGAAGTGGAAAGGTGAAAGGGCACTCCGACTTCAGGGGCAGGGCTGCCATGCGCTTATACCTGGGGGGCAGGTGTTGAAGTCCAGCCCGGATTCCGCAGGCTGCAGCAGCCTCTCGATGAGTCTGTGCGACAGAATCGACGGGGAGAAGATGACAGGCCTGCGGGACGAAACGTGTTCCAGCTGCACCAGGCTGTAGGGAATCAGGTTCTCTTCCTGACCTGTGGAGACACAGTTAAAAGGGCGTCTTTTAACCTTATAAATCTGATTTTAGATATGATTGAAGACGGAGCAGGTTACAATCAAAGGAGATATCAGAAGCTGCTACGTGCATCATAGACTGACGAGTAGTAAGGCACGTTTTAAGTCAGATGGAGCACATGTGTATCCTTAATCTTGTTACGTAATTAAAATGTTCCAGTAGCTATTTTATCCACTATTAGAATAGAAGCCACATACTTCAATCTGTGTAGAAATAAAGTGTTAGGATTTGAGTGTTGGTCAACGCATCGGTTCTTACGCTGGTTGAGAGTGTAGACCAGCTGGGGACCCACGCTTCTGTCATGGCTACACCTGCCCGTGACCTTCACCAGGCGCATGCGCTCGGAGTCCTTCTTGCAcagctgccgggggggggggggggatcattgTGGGGTTAGGGGGGCAGAGTAGGGATGTgaaatgggtgtgtgtgtgtgtgtgtgtgtgtgtgagggggacAAGGGAAGGGCAATGCTGTCTTCCATTTACCTCAGAGGTTGGAAtttggagctgggaatgacatcacacctgACTTAACCGCGTTCCAGTACATCATGTgagaaagccatttagcaataccagtcctagccaggttcattgttagCTATTGTTAGCAATACAAGTTGATAATGCATTACGCAGTATTTTGCGCATACACACAAAGTAGCAACATGTTCATAGATTGGTGGTACTGTGTGTATGGGCGTTTTAATGACACACAAATAAAACGTAAGTGCTAATAAAAACAATACGACTAATATGATTAAGGGTGCGGCATCTTGAATTCCGAGGTCAGGGACGCAGACGTTCCTGACTTCAGGATTCTGACCTCAGGGGACGTTCCATTGGAAATTTCTGACTGGGAAATCAGAAAATCCGACTTCCCAGTTCATATGGAAGGCAGCATAAGTTCTCACCTTCATCTTGCAGTCCCTCAGCTTCAGGCCCAGGGTGCGGAATCTTACCAGTAACTGCTGCTGGGCCCTGGAGGCGCGGGGAGTGCAAGAGAGAAGGGCAGTAAGACACAGCGGGGAAGGCTGCAGATCACAAGTCATTACATCCTCACACTCAGTTTATTAAAGGCCCAAAATAAGAGCATAATTACCTTAACTGGCACATGCACTTAGAATTATAAGCAGTTTTATAAAGTTGTATATAAGATTGAAATCTGAGCTTTTACTCTGACGAAAGAGGTTGTGGGTAACATACAACCATCCAggcaaataaaatgcatcatgtgGCAATACAGTGACTAAGAATTTAACCCTTTTATGCATGTACACAGGGTCCTCATTCATCTGAGGGTCGTGTTATGGAAATGTGCATGCGTTTCAatttcatgtatattaaaattttTCCCCTctaattgaaaaataaaaagtaaataaaagtgcaGTTTATGTCATTTTTGACTCGAGccacataatttaaaaaataaaaacctgatGGTATGTTAAGCATTTAATAAGAACACAAAGGTTTTCACTGAAGCCGTGGTCTTATACTGTAAGAAGACCCATCTTGGGTCATGGCCACCGCCCCCCGCTGCCCCCTCCTGTGGTACGCTCCGTCAGCAGTGGGAGCCTCGGTTCTGGTACCTGTTATAGTTGGGCAGGGATGCCTCTTGCTGCGGCTCACCCGTCTCCCTGTCCACCCGCCTGCAGCGCCACTGGTACCTGCCTTCATACCAGGTGTCTGTCACCAGCAGGATGTCATCACAGCGGGTGTGTGGGCCAGATCGGACACTGGCGTCCAGGTCCAGGTTGACCCTGACGTAGAAGGAGTCAGCGCCCATGAAGGAGGGCGAGGTCATCTGGGTAAGCAGCCGGGAgtatgctgggagggggggggggcaaagcatTATATTCAGTTCCTCTCCAACATGCCGGTTGGCTTCGATTCATTCATCAGTCTGAGACCTTTATCTCAGGGGGCTCCGGGAACATGTGATCTTACCTTTGCTGTTGACCTGGTGCTTGAGGGCGGAGGGCTCTGTCCAAGCCTGCAGGAAGTAGTGCGCCACCTCACTGGTGCACCGCCCCAGCGGCACGCTCTCTTCTCCTGGCACGGCAGGCGCCAGCTGCCAAAACAGACCATGAGGTCAGGGGGAGATTGGCCTTGTGGGGTTGCCCGGGTAACGGTGCGTCCCACCCGCTTACCTCCAGCAGCTCGCTGCCCTCTCGCAGTCCACACTGCTCTGCCTGCGACCCCGCCCTCACACTCCGCACGAATATCCCCGTGCGGTTGCCCCCGATGATCGTGATGTCGTCGGCCAAGCTGGTGTTCCGTTTGGGCGTGGCGGGGAAAAGGGAGGGACGGGCAGGATCTGGCCTgagaggagagagaaagagagagagggatagagaGAAGGATGAGTGCAGGAGGTGTAGTGGAAGGGAAAGAGGAAGATCAAAAAAAGGCTGTGAGCTGCAAGGCCTGATGACAGTAGGAAAGGGTCAGCTGAGGGCTGCGTGTGATGCGTGTCCCAGGGGGGAGCGGCACAGCTCACCTGGATGGGCTGCTCACGGGCGGCGGCgaagggggggggctgatcagcTCGCAGGGGAAGGGGTGAGAGTTCAGGGAGCTGAAGGAATCTGACAAACAGAGCTCACTTTGCCCTCCTGCTGCAGGACACGAAGCAACGACAATCAGGCAAGGAGGATGCGtctatgtgcatgtgtgtgttcgtatgcgtgtgtgtgtgtgtgtgtgtttgtatgcgtgtgtgtgtgtgtgtgtgtgcgtctgacCCGCGTTGCTAGTCAAAAAGCACAATGCAAGCTTGCATTTTATATACTCATATAATTATAAtagacacatactgtacagcgGAGAGGATGAACACACACATGGCAGTGCACACACCCTGCCATGAAAAGCCGGGGGGCATTCCGGCCTGATTCTATCTGTCTTTTAACTGCACTTATACgttttttaatttattcataTATATGAGTAGAGTACTGTGAAAAAGTCTTAAGCAGTTGAATAAGATCATGTTTGGGTGATCATGTTGGTATAAAACTATGGTATTATGTCTATAAAAGCGAgcgtgtcagcttagccatttcaaaacctctcctacagtcaccccagtatttgcaatgaccatccagtgcacccacatattttttgacttgaccactagcacaccatgtttggctaatgaaTTTAACTCGGCAATTTATTTATCTCAGTAAATAATTAAGTGGACCGGTGGTGAAAGGtgacaaatacatggaatggctgtgGTGCTCTTCAGGAGGGATTTGGGAATGAAAGTGTTCTttaacaagatatcagtaacttttttggaGAATAGAACACTTGGTACACAGATGATTACCTTTAACCACATTCCTTGCCAGCCTAAGACCTTTGCTCAATGCTGTACATTTATTTgcttcctaataatcctttcaGATGTTCTGTTTGtgtaatatgtatatttttatatttgtttacaCTATGTTTACACTTCATGTCTCATCTCGCAGTATGTATAAATCTGTCTGCACTTCACTCTGGCATGAGTAATGTTGACTTATCTTAGATTTAGTGTCTGACAGCAGGGGAGACACACCTGTGAGTAGATTGTCACTGCCCCAGGAGTCCAGATCGAATCTGGAAGCAATTCAGTCTATTAGAGGACTCCTCAACAAACAGGTAAAATAGAAAGTGCTTTCTGCTTCCTTagttacacagcgtgtagttagagtatggaatagtcttcctgctagtgtagtgcaagctaaaaccctgggttcctttaaatcagagctagataagattttaacaactctgagctattagttaagttctccccaaacgagcttgatgggccgaacggcctcctctcgtttgtaaatttcttatgttcttatttagcgggagaacattttaaaataaattcttCTTCTAGTTATCACTTTCCATTCCACCCCATTCTCAGGAAAACTGAAAGGGTCTGCAGTTAAAACAGGAAGAACTGTACTCACTCAGTCTGGGCCCTGCGATGGATGGAGGCCACACAGGGCGGGAAGGCGAAGGTCGACAGCCTGTTGATGTCCCTTTCGCTGTCCTCTAGCTTTCAGAAAGAGTGAGTACAGAGAGTGTCAGGGATGCTCCGCCGGTGGCAGGACGGGCCAAAGCCACGGAGGAGTGACACTGCTCACCGCCATCAGCAGATTCTCGTCCGAGTTCGAGTACGAACCTGGAAGGCAGAAATACAAGTGAGCCACCGTCAGATTCAGCCCTCCTTCCTCACTGTTACAGACAGCAATGTCTACAATGCAGCCCCCACTTACCCTCTGACAGTTCACTGGTTTGACCTCTAGAGGGAGTCTGCGAGTAAGACATAAAACAATTCAGCCAGTTACTGATGAAAGCTGACACAATTTTTGTTGGATTAGTGATGAGTGATTGATATATTAATGCAAAGCACTCCTGGACTGCATGATGGCAGACCTTCTGGCAGGAGCGAGACGAGGTGTCCGAAAATGGGCTCCTGCACGCCGGCGTGTCTGAAACGGACCGCGTCACGGAACAGCATGGCTGGTAGCAGTGATCCTCGCTGATCAGGCAGAGGCGTGACTGCGGGACAGGCAGAGAGCCTTGGTCACACTCCCAGCCGAATTTCATAGGtggtgtgtgtatatgtttaCGTGTCCTATACATGCTAAAAATACCTCATTACTCTTTTCTTACGATAATCAGATGTGCATGCATTTCCGTGCATCTGCACGCGTGTTCACTTACGCAGTGCATGCAGTTCTCCTCCCTGCTcctctctcgctccctctccacctccctctctacctccctctccctctgcaGCTTGTCCAGGCAGGCCTGCAGCTCTATGACCTGCTTGCGCAGGCGGTCCTTGTCTAGCAGGCAGTCTGTGTACTCCAGCTGCAGGCTGTCCCGGCTGCGCAGAGCCTATAGAGTCAAGGATGGAGAGACAGAAATTGGACGACAAGAAGTCCCAAGCTGTTAATTAGCTGTAATAGGCAGGGTGATTATAAACTGCTATTCCTTCATCAATATgacttccaaccacttatccaatAAAGAGTTGAAGAGTTGCCTGGAGCATTAGTGATCAGTGAGTGCACTCCCAATCAAGGGTGTATGCAGGGGCGGAGCTAAAGTGGCACTGGTgctagctgaaagctgattggaccccagagtgccccctcccctgtcactcattcAAAGTATATTATGGTCTCCTTTGTATAAATTAGGCTGGAGgaaccctggataggatgccactccaccacagggcacgtgtacacacacactgaggcCAATTAGACGCATCATTAGCAGGGCTGTTTTGTTCCGGGTTTTCCGGGCGAGTTGCGGTTACATTTTTCATGACCGACCTGGTTGAGGTCCTAATTGGTAGAGTTGAACGCGTCTCGACCCATGCAAGTTTTAGCAGGAAAGGTCGAGTTTCAAGAGAATTCAACAGTCCCGTTCAACGTCCAAGTTGGTTGAGTTATGAAGCGTTCAagttccaaggttctactgtacttttatataaatattacattttatcaGTCCCTCATGTGTAAACAGTGGCTGTATAAATACAGATGTAGATATAGAAATTAAATCTATCTAGATCACCCCTTGCCAAGCAATGCACAGTGATGTGCCCCATTGTGTGAGATTACTGCACCATATCGCCATGGCAGCCAAACACCAACCTGGtctctctccttctccagctccaTGATCTGGTTGAAATAGGAGACGCTCCTCTTCTGCTCCGTCTCCCAGTCCAGCTGCAGTGTCCGCACCTTCGCCTGCAGCTGTTCGCAGTGGGCTGCCAGCTAGCAGGCACAGGATGGGGTGAAAATGCCATGAAATTCAAgatgaggggaaaaaagaagCGTGATGGAAATCAGAACACTGCAGTCTTTGTAAACCTTGCCACTCCCTTCACCTTGTCCCTGTACACCTCTGTGCTCTCTAACTCCTCCTGCAGGCGGGTGATGGTACTGCACAGCTCATGTCGGTGCTCAGCCGCTTCCCGTCGGTCCTGCTGCAGGATGTCCAGCAGAGCCTGGGGGAACGAACAATGCCACCACTCCAGATAACACCTATCGATCCAGCATAGAATTCAGGTTATTGACCTAAACCCATGCACGAACCTTTGTGTCCACGCTAGCCTCCCGGGGTGTTTTGATTGGTGGCAGCTCTGGAACCAAGGGGATGTCGATTGGGCAGAATGGGGCGCTGCTGTCCTTCGGAGCTGGTGACGGGGGGGCCTGACTGTCTTCCGCCTTCCTCTCTGCCTCCATCAGTCTATTTTTCAGCTGCTCCAGCTGTAGCGTTACCCATAATGTAATGGTTCTTATACCTTCTGACTTCATTTAGCCAGTTTACTGGCCAAAGATTAAGTACCCCATAAAGAGCAACAACCACCAGATCTTACTGGGACTTCAACCAACAACCATCTTCACACACTTCCTTCTATCTCCTGTCATGATCTGTCACAGTTATGGCTTATGCTAAATCATGGATACAACACTCCCAAATAACACATCCTACTGTTTATCTTCCCTTCCTTTTCCCAACAGATCCTTGTTTCTGTGTCCATTTCATCTGGGGAGTACACTTGTTACCCCTATTATCCCAGATACTGGCCAGGAAAAATGACGGGTTACCCCTAGTAGCCTGCTTATGAAACACATGGCCTCTGAACCACTACATCATCAGCTCCAGTGCTTTCTTAGGCATGAACTCCCCCCCCCTGTGGGCCCAGTCTACCTGCCCCAGCAGCTCCCGTTCCCTCGAGGAGGCCTTCCCTTGCTCCTCCAAGGCCCAGGAGTACTTCACGGCCTGCTCCAGGTGCCGGTCCTTCAGTCTGGCCAGTTCCCGGCTGCCCTCCTCCCAGTCTTGGCGCATCCTGCAGGGGTTTGTTTCCCAAAGGTTTACATAGTTGGACCCATTTAGTTGCACAGTTCCAACTATGTAAATTGCTAACGCAGATAGCAACTATGTTTTTGGGAAACGTACCCCGGGTGACTGGCCCCTGCCCCGTCGGTGACTAAGCCAGCAGCGCAGTGGCTACGATCTGCACTTGTGCCCCTGTGTTTCTCTGCATGCATAATTGCATGCCTGCACTTGTCTCTTATAGATTCGATTTGATAAGATGCGCTTTATTGATTGCAGGGGGGAATTCTTTCATCATGCGGAGAGTTGGGACTTGCTTTTAGCAAGTTGTTGACGACCTTGTAGCCCAGCTGTACAGACAGAGAGGTTCACGAGACCAAGGTTGTGTTTCATGACTTTAAGTTTAGTTGCATTAAAATGAGCCCTCGTCGCATGTTCTGTGCGTGTGAGTGATggactgcaccccccccccccacacacacacacacacctctccaGCTGCAGCTGATTGTGGCGCAGTTCCTGCACACGACGCTCGGCGCGGCCCCGCTCCTCCTCGGCCATGCGGCAGCGCTGGGACAGCCTCCGGTCGCACTGCCTGCTATTCCGCAGCTGCTCCCGTAGCTTCCG
This genomic window from Paramormyrops kingsleyae isolate MSU_618 chromosome 22, PKINGS_0.4, whole genome shotgun sequence contains:
- the LOC111853187 gene encoding caspase recruitment domain-containing protein 10 isoform X2, producing the protein MSDCMLGSGEGAQPESSSDLDEEMWDRVEGVRHKLTRILNPAKLTPFLRQCKAIDEQDEDEVLNSTQYPLRISKAGRLLDILRGRGQRGLQAFLECLEFYHPEEYTHLTGRRATQRCSMLVDEEGPEGLTQFLLLEVRKLREQLRNSRQCDRRLSQRCRMAEEERGRAERRVQELRHNQLQLERMRQDWEEGSRELARLKDRHLEQAVKYSWALEEQGKASSRERELLGQLEQLKNRLMEAERKAEDSQAPPSPAPKDSSAPFCPIDIPLVPELPPIKTPREASVDTKALLDILQQDRREAAEHRHELCSTITRLQEELESTEVYRDKLAAHCEQLQAKVRTLQLDWETEQKRSVSYFNQIMELEKERDQALRSRDSLQLEYTDCLLDKDRLRKQVIELQACLDKLQREREVEREVERERERSREENCMHCSRLCLISEDHCYQPCCSVTRSVSDTPACRSPFSDTSSRSCQKTPSRGQTSELSEGSYSNSDENLLMALEDSERDINRLSTFAFPPCVASIHRRAQTEFDLDSWGSDNLLTAGGQSELCLSDSFSSLNSHPFPCELISPPPSPPPVSSPSRPDPARPSLFPATPKRNTSLADDITIIGGNRTGIFVRSVRAGSQAEQCGLREGSELLELAPAVPGEESVPLGRCTSEVAHYFLQAWTEPSALKHQVNSKAYSRLLTQMTSPSFMGADSFYVRVNLDLDASVRSGPHTRCDDILLVTDTWYEGRYQWRCRRVDRETGEPQQEASLPNYNRAQQQLLVRFRTLGLKLRDCKMKLCKKDSERMRLVKVTGRCSHDRSVGPQLVYTLNQRQEENLIPYSLVQLEHVSSRRPVIFSPSILSHRLIERLLQPAESGLDFNTCPPEPIGPAERRDKNVFLLDVPNDQSQGIRLESIQDVIHQDKHCLLELGVGSVEALLRQGIYPIVIHIKPKDKKGRRFKKFLSGQSEEKLMEEVCQKEEFQLESLPMLHYTLQPRTWNCTEDLLVAIRNAIYSQQRAVVWVEQSRL
- the LOC111853187 gene encoding caspase recruitment domain-containing protein 10 isoform X1; its protein translation is MSDCMLGSGEGAQPESSSDLDEEMWDRVEGVRHKLTRILNPAKLTPFLRQCKAIDEQDEDEVLNSTQYPLRISKAGRLLDILRGRGQRGLQAFLECLEFYHPEEYTHLTGRRATQRCSMLVDEEGPEGLTQFLLLEVRKLREQLRNSRQCDRRLSQRCRMAEEERGRAERRVQELRHNQLQLERMRQDWEEGSRELARLKDRHLEQAVKYSWALEEQGKASSRERELLGQLEQLKNRLMEAERKAEDSQAPPSPAPKDSSAPFCPIDIPLVPELPPIKTPREASVDTKALLDILQQDRREAAEHRHELCSTITRLQEELESTEVYRDKLAAHCEQLQAKVRTLQLDWETEQKRSVSYFNQIMELEKERDQALRSRDSLQLEYTDCLLDKDRLRKQVIELQACLDKLQREREVEREVERERERSREENCMHCSRLCLISEDHCYQPCCSVTRSVSDTPACRSPFSDTSSRSCQKTPSRGQTSELSEGSYSNSDENLLMALEDSERDINRLSTFAFPPCVASIHRRAQTEFDLDSWGSDNLLTAGGQSELCLSDSFSSLNSHPFPCELISPPPSPPPVSSPSRPDPARPSLFPATPKRNTSLADDITIIGGNRTGIFVRSVRAGSQAEQCGLREGSELLELAPAVPGEESVPLGRCTSEVAHYFLQAWTEPSALKHQVNSKAYSRLLTQMTSPSFMGADSFYVRVNLDLDASVRSGPHTRCDDILLVTDTWYEGRYQWRCRRVDRETGEPQQEASLPNYNRAQQQLLVRFRTLGLKLRDCKMKLCKKDSERMRLVKVTGRCSHDRSVGPQLVYTLNQRQEENLIPYSLVQLEHVSSRRPVIFSPSILSHRLIERLLQPAESGLDFNTCPPAEPIGPAERRDKNVFLLDVPNDQSQGIRLESIQDVIHQDKHCLLELGVGSVEALLRQGIYPIVIHIKPKDKKGRRFKKFLSGQSEEKLMEEVCQKEEFQLESLPMLHYTLQPRTWNCTEDLLVAIRNAIYSQQRAVVWVEQSRL
- the LOC111853187 gene encoding caspase recruitment domain-containing protein 10 isoform X3; translated protein: MSDCMLGSGEGAQPESSSDLDEEMWDRVEGVRHKLTRILNPAKLTPFLRQCKAIDEQDEDEVLNSTQYPLRISKAGRLLDILRGRGQRGLQAFLECLEFYHPEEYTHLTGRRATQRCSMLVDEEGPEGLTQFLLLEVRKLREQLRNSRQCDRRLSQRCRMAEEERGRAERRVQELRHNQLQLERMRQDWEEGSRELARLKDRHLEQAVKYSWALEEQGKASSRERELLGQLEQLKNRLMEAERKAEDSQAPPSPAPKDSSAPFCPIDIPLVPELPPIKTPREASVDTKALLDILQQDRREAAEHRHELCSTITRLQEELESTEVYRDKLAAHCEQLQAKVRTLQLDWETEQKRSVSYFNQIMELEKERDQALRSRDSLQLEYTDCLLDKDRLRKQVIELQACLDKLQREREVEREVERERERSREENCMHCSRLCLISEDHCYQPCCSVTRSVSDTPACRSPFSDTSSRSCQKTPSRGQTSELSEGSYSNSDENLLMALEDSERDINRLSTFAFPPCVASIHRRAQTEFDLDSWGSDNLLTGGQSELCLSDSFSSLNSHPFPCELISPPPSPPPVSSPSRPDPARPSLFPATPKRNTSLADDITIIGGNRTGIFVRSVRAGSQAEQCGLREGSELLELAPAVPGEESVPLGRCTSEVAHYFLQAWTEPSALKHQVNSKAYSRLLTQMTSPSFMGADSFYVRVNLDLDASVRSGPHTRCDDILLVTDTWYEGRYQWRCRRVDRETGEPQQEASLPNYNRAQQQLLVRFRTLGLKLRDCKMKLCKKDSERMRLVKVTGRCSHDRSVGPQLVYTLNQRQEENLIPYSLVQLEHVSSRRPVIFSPSILSHRLIERLLQPAESGLDFNTCPPAEPIGPAERRDKNVFLLDVPNDQSQGIRLESIQDVIHQDKHCLLELGVGSVEALLRQGIYPIVIHIKPKDKKGRRFKKFLSGQSEEKLMEEVCQKEEFQLESLPMLHYTLQPRTWNCTEDLLVAIRNAIYSQQRAVVWVEQSRL